The DNA region GGTCGAGCTGGGCGGCCCGGATCTGGTCCTCCGTCACGGTGCGGAAGGTGCCGCCCGAGGCGCGTACGGCGCGCAGGATCTGGGCGGCGCGCGGCGGAGCCGGGATGGCGATGCCCTCGGCGAGGGTGGGGCGTACGGGAGATGGCGGACCGGGCGGGCCGGTGAGCTCGTCCGCGCCCGCGTGGAAGGCGGCGGCCAGCGGCGCGACCGCCTCGGCCTGGACCGCGACGAGCGCGGGGCGCCGGTCGATGAGCCCGTGCCTGTACAGCTCCTCGACGGCGAGGGCCACGCCGAGCAGCAGCGTTCCGTTGCCGACGGGGACGACCAGGGTGTCGGGGAGCCGGCCGCCGAGGTCCTCCCAGAGTTCGTACGCGTAGGTCTTCGTGCCGTGCAGGAAGTGCGGGTTGTAGACGTGCGAGGCGTAGAAGACCCCCGGCTCGTCGGCCGCGGCGCGGGCCGCCCGGGCGGTGGCCTCGCGGTCGCCGGGGACGACGACCGTGTGCGCGCCGTGGGCGCGGATCTGCTCCAGTTTCTTGGGGGAGGTGCCCTCGGGCACGTAGACGGAGCAGTCGAGTCCGGCGCGGGCGCAGTAGGCGGCGACGGCCGTCCCCGCGTTCCCGCTGCTGTCGGCGAGCACCGAGCGGGGGCGGAGCCGGCGGGCGAGTTCGGCGAGCATCACGGCGCCGCGGTCCTTGAAGGACAACGTGGGCATGAGGAAGTCGAGTTTGGCCGAAACCGTGTCGGTGAGCGGGACCAGCGGGGTGCGGCCCTCGCCGAGGGTGATGTGCGGGTACTCGGTGGCGAGCGGCAGTGCTTCGGCGTAACGCCACAGTGAATTCGAGCGGGACGCGAGGGACTCCCGCGGCACCGGCGCGCTCGTGAAATCGAGGTCCCAGGGACCGCGGCAGCGGGGACAACACCAGGTGAGGGCGGACGCGGGGGAGTGGACGTCGCAGCGCGGGCACACGTAGGTCGTCATGATCCCCAGGATGACAGTGGTGTGACGCGGGCGTGTCAAGGCGCTCGGGGCCCTTGTGGGATTCCTATGGATCGGTCAATCTTTCGCCAGGAAGCCGGAGATGACGAACGGCGCGGATCCCTCACGCTCTTTTGTCATGTCCATGTTCATTCGCTCCCGCCTCGGCGGGAGCGCGGCTCCACGACCCCCACAGCAACGCACCACCTATGAGGAGGACCCCTCACATGTCCGTGATGCGTGATTCGCGGCGCAGACTCGCCGCGGCCGGTGCCATAGCCGTCGCAGCCCTCGCGCTCGGCTCCCTCTCCGCCCTCCCGGCCAACGCGGCCGGGACCACCGCCGAAGGCGTCATCCTGAACGCCGGCGCGGAGGGCACCGTCGCCAACAGCTACATCGTCACCCTCCGCGAGTCCGCAGCCCAGGCGGAGACCGCGAAGGGCCGGGCGGTGGCGACGAAGTTCGGCGCCAAGATCAAGCGGACCTACACGGCCGCGCTCAACGGCTATTCGGTCGAGCTCTCCGAGGCCCAGGCCAAGAAGCTCGCCGCCGACCCGGCCGTCGAGACCGTCAGCCAGAACCGCGTCTTCCACGTAGACGGCACGCAGCCCTCCCCGCCGTCCTGGGGCCTCGACCGGCTGGACCAGAAGGCCCTGCCGCTCAACCAGAGCTACACCTACCCGGACAGCGCGGGCCAGGGCGTCACGGCGTACATCATCGACACCGGCGTCCGCATCACCCACAGCGACTTCGGCGGCCGGGCCTCCTACGGCTACGACGCCATCGACAACGACAACACCGCGCAGGACGGGCACGGCCACGGCACCCACGTCGCCGGCACCGTCGCGGGCAACTCGTACGGCGTCGCCAAGAAGGCGAAGATCGTCGGCGTCCGCGTCCTCGACAACTCCGGCTCCGGCACCACCGAGCAGGTCGTCGCGGGCATCGACTGGGTGACCCAGAACGCCGTCAAGCCGGCCGTCGCCAACATGAGCCTCGGCGGTGGCGCCGACAGCGTCCTCGACGACGCCGTCCGCCGCTCGATCGCCTCCGGCGTCACGTACGCCGTCGCCGCCGGCAACGACGGCGCCAACGCGTCCAACTACTCGCCGGCCCGCGTCGCCGAGGCCATCACCGTCGGCGCCACCACGTCGTCCGACGCCCGTGCCAGCTACTCCAACTACGGCAGCATCCTGGACATCTTCGCGCCGGGCTCCTCCATCACCTCGTCCTGGAACAGCAGCGACACGGCCACCAACACCATCTCCGGTACGTCGATGGCCACCCCGCACGTCGTCGGCGCCGCCGCCCTCTACCTGGGCGCCAACCCGACGGCCACCCCGTCGCAGGTCTCCTCGGCGCTGACCACGGCCGCCACCCCGAACGTGGTGACCAGCCCCGGCACCGGCTCGCCGAACAAGCTGCTGTACGTCGGCGACGGCGGCACCACCCCGCCGCCCACCGGCGACCGCTTCGAGAACACCGCGGACTACGCGATCCGCGACAACGCCACCGTGGAGTCCCCGATCACCGTCAGCGGGATCAGCGGGAACGCTCCGTCCGGTCTCCAGGTGCCTGTGAACATCGTTCACACCTACATCGGTGACCTCCAGGTCCAGCTGATCGCCCCCGACGGGACGGCGTACACGCTGAAGGGCTTCGGCACCGGCGGCAGCGCGGACAACATCAACACCACCTACACCGTCAACGCCTCCTCGGAGGCCGCGAACGGCACGTGGAAGCTCCGGGTCACGGACAACGCGTACTGGGACACCGGGAAGATCGACTCCTGGGCGCTGCAGTTCTGACGCCCACTGATCCGACGCCTGTCGAACGATGAGGGGGCGGCCGCCTACGCGGCCGCCCCCTCATCCATGCCGACCCGCATGTCGCCCCCGCGCCGGGTCCGCGTACGATGCGCGCGCCCATCCAGGATTCCCGCCCCAACAGGAGCACCGTACTCGTGGACCCCTTCAAGCCGCCTCAGGACTCGCCCTCCCCGGAGCAGCCTCCACCGCCGCCCGGTCAGGGGTTCGGCCCGCAGGCGCCGGGGCCCGTGCCCGGACCGTACGCCGCGCCCGGGCCGTACACCTCGCCGCCCGCCGGACCGTACGGCCCCTACGGGACGCCCGGACCGTACGGGATGCCGCGACAGTCCACCAGCGGTCTGGCGGTGGCCTCCATGGTCTCCGGCATCGTCTGCTGTCTGCCGCCGCTCGGCCTCGCCCTCGGTCTCATAGCCCTGCCGCAGATCAAGAAGAAGCAGCAGAAGGGCAAGGGCATGGCCGTCGCCGGCATCGTGCTCTCCTCCCTCGCCACGCTGCTCGTCGTCCTCGGCCTGGTGACCGGCGGGATCGGCGAGTTCTGGAGCGGCTTCAAGAAGGGCCTGGACGACGCCGCGGCGGCCCAGTCGCCGTTCTCGCTGGACAAGGGCGACTGCTTCCGCATCAAGGGCAAGCTGGAGACCTACACGACGGACGTCGACACCGTGCCCTGCACCAGCCCGCACGAGGGCGAGGTCACCGGCGACTTCAAGCTCTCGGGCTTCAAGGAGTGGCCGGGCGAGGACGCGATCGACAAGCTCGCCGAGGTGCGCTGCGACCGCATGAACACCGACTACGCGCTCGACACCTGGGCGGTGCCGGAGGAGGCGCTGGTCTACTACTACCTCCCCAGCCGGCAGAGCTGGCGGGCCGGCGACCGCTCGGTGACCTGCGCCTTCGCGACCGAGGAGGCGCCCTTCACGGCCTCGCTGCGCAGTGACGCGAGCACCCTCGACGCCCATCAGCTGCACTTCCTGCGCACGATGAACCCGATCGACGACGTCATCGCCGAGGAGCCCGACGAGGACGCGGACGCCGACCTCGCTGCCAACAAGGCCTGGGCCGCGAAGATGCACACGGCGGTCACCTCGGCGAGCGCCGGACTGCGCGGCCACACCTGGTCCGGCGCCTCCGCCCAGCCGGTCGAGAAGCTGGCCGGCCGGCTCGACGCCGCCGCGAAGACGTGGCAGCGGCTCGCCAAGGCGGCGGACTCGGACGCCTTCTGGGCGGACTACGAGGACGCGTTCGACGCCCTCTCGACCGACCACGAGTCGGAGTCGCGGTCCTCGCTCGGGCTGACCGGGACCCTGGAGGACAGCAGCGGCGAGGACGTCTGACGGCTCGACGGACGGCTGACGAGGGGTCGGCCGGGCGGTCAGGGGTGTACGGCACGGGGCCGGGTCCCACGAAGAGACCCGGCCCCGTGGCCTAGGTGCGGACGTAAGCACGCGCGTGTGGTGCCCGTTGGTGGCTCAGCGGCGGCCGCCGAGGACGCCGTGCACGGCCGTGATCAGCTGCCCGTCGGGGGTGTCCCCGTCGAGCGACCAGAACATCGCGCCGCCGAGGCCCCTGGCCCGGACGTACGCCGACTTGGTGCGCAGCACCTGCGGGTCGTCGTAGGTCCACAGGGTGCTGCCGTCGAACAGCCAGGCGTGGCCGTTCCGGCGGTCGCGGTGCACGGTGTACGCGCCGGAGTCCGCCAGCTTCCGCAGCGCCTCGTAGTCCTCCGAGCCCGCGGCCCAGGTGCCGGGCGCCGCGCCGGTGGCGGGCTGCCCGAGGCCGGTGCCGCCGCCGCTGACGCCGGTCCAGCCCTGCCCGTAGAACGGCATGCCGACCACCAGCTTGCGGGCGGGCGCGCCGCGCTTCAGCCAGTCGTTCACGGTCTGGTCGACGCTGAAGTCGCCCTTGGCGGCGAAGAGCGCGGACTGCTGGGCGGTGGTGGACTCCCAGCTGCCGTGGAAGTCGTAGCCCTGGAGATTGACGAAGTCGAAGTCGCGCATGATCTTCGCGACCTCGAAGCCGGCGTCGATCTTGGCGGGCGCGGTGGGCACGAACGCGGACAGCTCGTAGTGCTTGCGCGGCTGCCCCTTCACGGGCCTCTGGGACTTGGCGTACGCGTCGAGCTGGGTGCGGAACTCCCGTACCAGCGCGGTGAAGTTCTGCTTGTCCTCGGGGCGGAAGACGGTGTCGGTGTCGCCGGCCGAGCCCGGCCACTCCCAGTCGATGTCGATGCCGTCGAAGAGACCGGCCGCCGCGCCCGCGCCACCCCGGGCGCCGTCCACGGGGAGGTTGCCCTTGATGTAGAGATCGATGCAGGAGGACACCAGGGCCTTGCGGGAGGCCGGGGTGCGGACGGCGTCCGAGAAGTGGGTGGACCAGCTCCAACCGCCCAGCGAGATCATCACCTTGAGGCCGGGATGCTTGGCTTTGAGCTCGCGCAGCTGGTTGAAGTTGCCCGCCAGCGGCTGCTCGGCGGTGTCGGCGACGCCGTCGACGGAGCCGGCGGCGTCGAGCGGGCGGACGTAGTCGGCCCAGGCGTCCGCCTCGCCGGGGACGTTGCCGGTGAAGCAGGTGCCTTCCGGACTCACGTTGCCGAAGGCGTAGTTGATGTGGGTCAGCTTGGCGGCGGTGCCGCTCGTCTCCAGGTCCTTGACCTGGAAGTTCCGCCCGTAGACGCCCCATTGGGTGAAGTAGCCGACGCGCTTGTACGCGCTGTTGTGCGCGTTGTTGTACGCGGGCTTGGAGACGTGCTCGGTCGCCGCGTCGGCGGTGGGTGTGAGGGTGCCGAGGAGGCCGAGCAGGCCGAGGGGGAGGGCGGCGAGGGACAGCCGGGAATGGGTTCTTCGACGCATGGGCGGCAACGTATTGGTCTGGACCATTAACGTCAAGGATTCCGACGGGAGTTCGGCGGCTATACCTGCGAAAAGGGGCCGCGTAAAGGCATGTCATCACTTCGGGTGAAACTCTGGCCCATGCTTGCGGCCGCCCACCCTCGGTTGTCACTCTGTTGCTGACAGTCAAGCTGAGGGGAGTGTCCAGTGACGTTCGGTGAGCAGCCCGCCTATCTGCGGGTGGCGAGCGATCTCCGCCAGAAGATCGCCAACGGCTCGCTTCCCCCGCACACCCGGCTCCCTTCGCAGGCACGGATCCGGGAGGAGTACGGGGTCTCCGACACCGTCGCACTGGAGGCGCGCAAGGTCCTCATGGCCGAGGGCCTGGTCGAGGGCCGCTCGGGCTCGGGGACCTATGTGCGCGAGCGCCCCGTGCCGCGCCGGATCGCCCGTTCCGGGTACCGGCCGGCGGCCGGGGCCAGCCCCTTCCGCCAGGAGCAGGCCTCCGAAGGGGTGCGCGGCACCTGGGAGTCGGCGAGCGAGCAGGAGCCGGCGAGCGCCGAGGTGGCCGCCCGGCTCGGCGTCGAGCCGGGGGAGCGGGTGATGCGCACGCGGTACGTGTTCCGGGACGGCGGTGAGCCGATGATGCTCTCCACCTCCTGGGAGCCGCTCGCCGTCACCGGCCGGAGCCCGGTGATGCTGCCCGAGGAAGGGCCGCTGGGCGGCTGCGGCGTCGTCGAGCGGATGGCCGCGATCGACGTGGTCGTGGACAACGTGGTGGAGGAGGTCGGGGCCCGCCCCGGACTCGCGGAGGAGCTGCTGACCCTGGGCGGTGTGCCGGGTCATGTGGTGATGGTGATCGAGCGCACCTACTACGCCTCGGGGCGGGCCGTCGAGACCGCCGACGTGGTCGTCCCGGCCGACCGCTACAAGGTGGCGTACCACCTGCCGGTGCGGTGAGCGGTGCGCCGCGCGGTTGTCGCCTCCCGGGCGGTGTGGTGAGCGGCACCCGCGGCGGGCTCGCGGGGCGCCCGTTCACGTCGAGTTGACGCGGTGTCCGATCCCGTAACCGATGGGCAACGCCCGGCGGCGACGGTTCGTCATGCTCCGCCCCTACCTTCCCGGTCCGTACCCGCACCCCGGTCGGACGAGAGGGACCCTCATGACGGACACGGTCGCCCGTGACACCTCGGCGGCGCAGCCGCCGCCACCGCGCCGCCGCTACGCGAAGCTGGCCGCCGACGAGAGCCGCGAGGACTACTCGCTGCGCTATGCGCCGCACTCCTTCCGGCGCTGGTCGCCCGGCACCGTCGCCGGCACCGCGCTCGGCGGCATCGCGTACCTCGCCGACTTCGCCATCGGCGCCTCGATCGTCTTCACCTACGGCTTCACCAGCGGGCTCGCCTCGATCCTGACCGCCGCCGTGATCATCTTCCTCACCGGCATCCCCATCGCCCGCGCCTGCGCCCGGTACGGCCTGGACATGGACCTGATCACCCGGGGCGCGGGCTTCGGCTACTTCGGCTCGACGCTCACCTCGCTCATCTACGCCTCCTTCACCTTCATCTTCTTCGCGCTCGAAGGCTCGATCATGGCCCAGGCCATGCACCAGGCCGTCGGCCTTCCGCTCCCGGCCGGCTATCTGCTCACCACGCTGATCGTGATCCCGATCGTCTTCCGCGGCATGGGCGCGCTCGCCAAGGTGCAGGCGTGGACGCAGCCGCTGTGGCTGATCGGCCTGGTGCTGCCCTTCCTGGTGCTCGCGTTCGAGGCGCCGGAGGCCTGGGGCGCGTTCACGTCCTTCGGCGGCACGGAGGGCGCGGGCGCCGGCTTCTCGTGGATCGGCTTCGGACTCGGCACCGGCGTCGCGCTCTCCCTCATCGCGCAGATCGGCGAACAGGCCGACTATCTGCGCTTCATGCCCGCGAAGACCGAGCACAACCGGGTGCGCTGGAACCTCGCCGTGCTCGCCGCAGGACCCGGCTGGGTGGTGATCGGAGCGGCCAAGCAGCTCGGCGGCGCGTTCCTCGCCTTCGTCGCCCTGGAGGCCGTCGGCGCGACCCACGCCCTGGAGCCGATCGCCCCGCAGATCGAGGCGCTCAAGCCCTGGCTCGGCTCCTTCGCGCTGCCGGCCGCCGCGCTCTTCGTGATCGTCTCCCAGATCAAGATCAACGTCACCAACGCCTACAGCGGCTCGCTGTCCTGGTCGAACTTCTTCTCCCGCGTCACCCACCGGCACCCGGGCCGGGTCTGGTACATCTTCCTCAATCTCGCCATCGCGCTGACGCTGATGGAGATGAACATGTTCGCGGCCCTGGGCAAGCTCCTCGGCTTCTACTCCAACGTCGGCATCGCCTGGATCGCGGCCGTCGCCGCCGACCTCGTCATCAACAAGCGGGCCGGCTGGAGCCCGCCGTACATCGAGTTCAAGCGCGCCTATCTGTACGCCGTGAACCCGGCCGGCTTCGGCGCCATGACGATCGCCTCGGTGGTCTCGATCCTCGCCTTCTTCGGTGTCTTCGGCCGGTACGCGGAGGCCTTCTCGACCTTCGTCGCGGCCGGGCTCGCCCTTGTCCTCTGTCCGCTCATCGCGTGGGCGACGAAGGGCAAGTACTACCTGGCCAGGCCGAACCCGGTGGTGGGGCCGGCGGCGACGGGCGCCGCCGACGAGACGGCCACCCTGGAGTGCGCGGTGTGCGAGACCGCGTACGAGCTGCCCGACATCGCCGACTGCCCCGCCCACGCCGGGCCGGTCTGTTCCCTGTGCTGTTCGCTCGACGCCGGCTGCGACGATCTCTGCCGCAAGGACCCGGCCGCCGCCACCGGCCTCGTACTGCTGCCGCTGCCCACGGTCCGTTCGGCCCTGCCCGAGGGTGCTCCCGAGGCCGCGCCCGAGGCCGGCTGAGCCCCCGTCACCGGGCGAACACCCGTCCTGCGGACGGTCCCGCAGCCCGTCCTGCAGCCCCGGAAACTCCCCTTCCGCCGGTTGTTACTGGCCAGATACGTATCTCTTTGTGAAAACCCGTATCCGCTGCGTAAATGTCAGGCGTAAGGTCAGGCATATGCGCATTGCGGTTTCCAGGAGATCGTTAGAGATGGCGGCCGGACCGGCGGAGGGAGAAGCCCGATGAGCGACAGCGGTCCCGACCTTGCCTGGCTGGTCATACGGCAGGACGACAACGGCAACCGCTACCGCGTCGGCCGGTACGCGACCGAGGACGAGGCCCAGAAGGTCGCCGACAGTCTCGACGCCCGCGGTCACAAGCAGCTCTACTGGGTCGAGCGCATCGGACAGCCCGCGCTCTGAACCACCGGCCGGGGCGTCGCCCGGGCGGCCCGGGAGGGCCCCGCCGCCGCCCGGGTTACGCTCCGGCCCATGACCGAGCACCGTCCCGAGCGCTGTCCCGACCACCGCGCCGATCACCGCGCCGACCGCGAGCCCGTCGTGGTCGTCGTCGCCGGCGCCCTCTGCGACGGCGGCCGGCTGCTCGCCGCGCGCCGCAGCGCCCCCGCCGAGCTGGCCGGCCGCTGGGAGCTGCCCGGTGGCAAGCTGGAGCCCGGCGAGAGCCCCGAGGAGGCCCTTGTCAGGGAGTTGCGCGAGGAGCTCGGGGTGGAGACCGAGACCGTCGAGCGGATCCCCGGCGAATGGCCGCTCAAGCCCGGTTACGTCCTGCGGGTGTGGACCGCGCGGCTGCTCTCCGGCGCCCCCGAGCCGCTGGAGGACCACGACGAGCTGCGCTGGCTGGCCCGCCACGAACTCGACTCCGTCGACTGGCTCGACCAGGACCGCCCCGCCGTCGCCGAGGCCGCACTCCGGCTCACGGCCGCGCCGCCTGCTCCCTAGGGGCTCACCGGACCGGCCTCAGGGGCGCGTGGGCCGGGCTCCTACGCCGTTCGTGCCACCGTGCGCCGACGGGTCCAACCGGCGGGATATCCCGCTCCATATTTCGGGTATGTCGTGATTAACCCCCCGAAATAGGACGTGGGTCTCGTGATCGACACCGAAGGCGACTGCGCCGAGTGGCACTTTCCCGCGGAGGCCAACGCCGTGCGCACGGCTCGTCACGCGGTCCGCGACACCCTGCGGTCCTGGCGGCTCGACCATGTGATCGGCGACGTCACCGTCCTCCTCGTCAGCGAGCTCGTCACCAACTCCCTGCGCTACGCCTCCGG from Streptomyces fradiae includes:
- a CDS encoding threonine synthase, whose product is MTTYVCPRCDVHSPASALTWCCPRCRGPWDLDFTSAPVPRESLASRSNSLWRYAEALPLATEYPHITLGEGRTPLVPLTDTVSAKLDFLMPTLSFKDRGAVMLAELARRLRPRSVLADSSGNAGTAVAAYCARAGLDCSVYVPEGTSPKKLEQIRAHGAHTVVVPGDREATARAARAAADEPGVFYASHVYNPHFLHGTKTYAYELWEDLGGRLPDTLVVPVGNGTLLLGVALAVEELYRHGLIDRRPALVAVQAEAVAPLAAAFHAGADELTGPPGPPSPVRPTLAEGIAIPAPPRAAQILRAVRASGGTFRTVTEDQIRAAQLDLARRGLYVEPTGVACWAAVRAAPERPGTTVVPLCGAGAKTGLAPTS
- a CDS encoding glycoside hydrolase family 18 protein, which produces MRRRTHSRLSLAALPLGLLGLLGTLTPTADAATEHVSKPAYNNAHNSAYKRVGYFTQWGVYGRNFQVKDLETSGTAAKLTHINYAFGNVSPEGTCFTGNVPGEADAWADYVRPLDAAGSVDGVADTAEQPLAGNFNQLRELKAKHPGLKVMISLGGWSWSTHFSDAVRTPASRKALVSSCIDLYIKGNLPVDGARGGAGAAAGLFDGIDIDWEWPGSAGDTDTVFRPEDKQNFTALVREFRTQLDAYAKSQRPVKGQPRKHYELSAFVPTAPAKIDAGFEVAKIMRDFDFVNLQGYDFHGSWESTTAQQSALFAAKGDFSVDQTVNDWLKRGAPARKLVVGMPFYGQGWTGVSGGGTGLGQPATGAAPGTWAAGSEDYEALRKLADSGAYTVHRDRRNGHAWLFDGSTLWTYDDPQVLRTKSAYVRARGLGGAMFWSLDGDTPDGQLITAVHGVLGGRR
- a CDS encoding DUF4190 domain-containing protein, which gives rise to MPGPYAAPGPYTSPPAGPYGPYGTPGPYGMPRQSTSGLAVASMVSGIVCCLPPLGLALGLIALPQIKKKQQKGKGMAVAGIVLSSLATLLVVLGLVTGGIGEFWSGFKKGLDDAAAAQSPFSLDKGDCFRIKGKLETYTTDVDTVPCTSPHEGEVTGDFKLSGFKEWPGEDAIDKLAEVRCDRMNTDYALDTWAVPEEALVYYYLPSRQSWRAGDRSVTCAFATEEAPFTASLRSDASTLDAHQLHFLRTMNPIDDVIAEEPDEDADADLAANKAWAAKMHTAVTSASAGLRGHTWSGASAQPVEKLAGRLDAAAKTWQRLAKAADSDAFWADYEDAFDALSTDHESESRSSLGLTGTLEDSSGEDV
- a CDS encoding S8 family serine peptidase; the protein is MSVMRDSRRRLAAAGAIAVAALALGSLSALPANAAGTTAEGVILNAGAEGTVANSYIVTLRESAAQAETAKGRAVATKFGAKIKRTYTAALNGYSVELSEAQAKKLAADPAVETVSQNRVFHVDGTQPSPPSWGLDRLDQKALPLNQSYTYPDSAGQGVTAYIIDTGVRITHSDFGGRASYGYDAIDNDNTAQDGHGHGTHVAGTVAGNSYGVAKKAKIVGVRVLDNSGSGTTEQVVAGIDWVTQNAVKPAVANMSLGGGADSVLDDAVRRSIASGVTYAVAAGNDGANASNYSPARVAEAITVGATTSSDARASYSNYGSILDIFAPGSSITSSWNSSDTATNTISGTSMATPHVVGAAALYLGANPTATPSQVSSALTTAATPNVVTSPGTGSPNKLLYVGDGGTTPPPTGDRFENTADYAIRDNATVESPITVSGISGNAPSGLQVPVNIVHTYIGDLQVQLIAPDGTAYTLKGFGTGGSADNINTTYTVNASSEAANGTWKLRVTDNAYWDTGKIDSWALQF
- a CDS encoding GntR family transcriptional regulator, translated to MTFGEQPAYLRVASDLRQKIANGSLPPHTRLPSQARIREEYGVSDTVALEARKVLMAEGLVEGRSGSGTYVRERPVPRRIARSGYRPAAGASPFRQEQASEGVRGTWESASEQEPASAEVAARLGVEPGERVMRTRYVFRDGGEPMMLSTSWEPLAVTGRSPVMLPEEGPLGGCGVVERMAAIDVVVDNVVEEVGARPGLAEELLTLGGVPGHVVMVIERTYYASGRAVETADVVVPADRYKVAYHLPVR
- a CDS encoding SPOR domain-containing protein, whose protein sequence is MSDSGPDLAWLVIRQDDNGNRYRVGRYATEDEAQKVADSLDARGHKQLYWVERIGQPAL
- a CDS encoding cytosine permease — encoded protein: MTDTVARDTSAAQPPPPRRRYAKLAADESREDYSLRYAPHSFRRWSPGTVAGTALGGIAYLADFAIGASIVFTYGFTSGLASILTAAVIIFLTGIPIARACARYGLDMDLITRGAGFGYFGSTLTSLIYASFTFIFFALEGSIMAQAMHQAVGLPLPAGYLLTTLIVIPIVFRGMGALAKVQAWTQPLWLIGLVLPFLVLAFEAPEAWGAFTSFGGTEGAGAGFSWIGFGLGTGVALSLIAQIGEQADYLRFMPAKTEHNRVRWNLAVLAAGPGWVVIGAAKQLGGAFLAFVALEAVGATHALEPIAPQIEALKPWLGSFALPAAALFVIVSQIKINVTNAYSGSLSWSNFFSRVTHRHPGRVWYIFLNLAIALTLMEMNMFAALGKLLGFYSNVGIAWIAAVAADLVINKRAGWSPPYIEFKRAYLYAVNPAGFGAMTIASVVSILAFFGVFGRYAEAFSTFVAAGLALVLCPLIAWATKGKYYLARPNPVVGPAATGAADETATLECAVCETAYELPDIADCPAHAGPVCSLCCSLDAGCDDLCRKDPAAATGLVLLPLPTVRSALPEGAPEAAPEAG
- a CDS encoding (deoxy)nucleoside triphosphate pyrophosphohydrolase, with the translated sequence MTEHRPERCPDHRADHRADREPVVVVVAGALCDGGRLLAARRSAPAELAGRWELPGGKLEPGESPEEALVRELREELGVETETVERIPGEWPLKPGYVLRVWTARLLSGAPEPLEDHDELRWLARHELDSVDWLDQDRPAVAEAALRLTAAPPAP